The proteins below come from a single Accipiter gentilis chromosome W, bAccGen1.1, whole genome shotgun sequence genomic window:
- the LOC126035260 gene encoding sorting nexin-18-like isoform X11, which produces MALRAQALYDFRSENPGEISLREHEVLSLCSEQDIEGWLEGVNSNGDRGLFPASYVQVIRVPAAEPPPARYANLPAGGFELLPPPAVFKPAAQQAPPAAAPEPFSLSPAAGYPFPLAPYGRSYQPKQGSDDDWDESSTVADEPGALGSSYPDYEAAGSWASGRYCLSTRSKLSLSSRGGHMAGHLHPPGSSTKSSATVSRNLNRFSTFVKSGGEAFVLGEASGFVKDGDKLCVVLGPRGPEWQENPYPLQCSIEDPTKQTKFKGMKSYIAYKLVPSHTRQQVHRRYKHFDWLYGRLAEKFPVISVPHLPEKQATGRFEEDFISKRRKGLAWWMDHMCSHPVLAQCDAFQHFLTCPSTDEQAWKQGKRKAEKDEMVGANFFLTISVPTGPGAGLDLQEVESQVDGFKAFTKKMDESTLQLNHTANEFARKQVTGFKKEYQKVGHSFKCLSQAFELDQQAFSAGLNQAIAFTAEAYDAIGDLFADQPRQDLDAMMDLLALYQGHLANFPDIVHVQKEESQKIFAFEWESRTTGRKIQFCWTVLLQGFKNSPTLFGNVLAKELENWQGVSLYLS; this is translated from the coding sequence ATGGCGCTGCGGGCCCAGGCGCTGTACGACTTCAGGTCGGAGAACCCGGGGGAGATATCGCTGCGAGAGCACGAGGTGCTGAGCCTCTGCAGCGAGCAGGACATCGAGGGCTGGCTGGAGGGGGTCAACAGCAACGGCGACCGCGGCCTCTTCCCGGCCTCTTACGTGCAGGTGATCCGCGTCCCggccgccgagccgccgcccgcccgctaCGCCAATCTCCCCGCCGGTGGCTTCGAGCTGCTGCCGCCCCCTGCCGTCTTCAAGCCGGCGGCGCAGcaggccccgccggcggcggcgcccgaGCCCTTCTCGCTGTCCCCTGCTGCCGGGTACCCCTTCCCGCTGGCGCCCTACGGCAGGTCCTACCAGCCCAAACAGGGCAGCGATGACGACTGGGATGAAAGCTCCACGGTGGCCGATGAGCCAGGTGCTCTGGGCAGCTCCTACCCTGACTAcgaggcagcaggcagctgggccTCTGGCCGCTACTGCCTGTCTACGCGGTCCAAGTTGTCCCTGAGCTCCCGTGGTGGCCATATGGCAGGCCACCTGCACCCACCTGGCAGCAGCACCAAGAGCTCAGCCACGGTGAGCCGCAACCTCAACCGCTTCTCTACCTTTGTCAAGTCTGGCGGGGAGGCCTTCGTGCTGGGTGAGGCATCAGGCTTTGTAAAGGATGGGGACAAGTTGTGTGTGGTGCTGGGCCCCCGGGGCCCTGAGTGGCAGGAGAACCCCTACCCCTTGCAGTGCTCTATCGAGGACCCCACCAAGCAGACCAAGTTCAAGGGCATGAAGAGCTACATCGCCTACAAGCTGGTGCCCAGCCACACCAGGCAGCAGGTGCACCGCCGCTACAAGCACTTTGACTGGCTCTACGGGCGCCTGGCTGAGAAGTTCCCTGTCATCTCCGTGCCCCACTTGCCAGAGAAGCAGGCCACCGGACGCTTTGAGGAGGACTTCATCTCCAAACGTCGCAAAGGCCTGGCCTGGTGGATGGACCACATGTGCAGCCACCCTGTGCTGGCTCAGTGCGATGCCTTCCAGCACTTCCTCACCTGTCCCAGCACAGATGAGCAGGCCTGGAAACAAGGCAAGCGCAAAGCTGAGAAGGACGAGATGGTGGGTGCCAATTTTTTCCTGACCATCAGTGTCCCCACTGGCCCTGGGGCAGGCCTGGACTTGCAGGAGGTGGAAAGCCAGGTGGATGGCTTCAAAGCCTTCACAAAGAAGATGGACGAGAGCACCCTGCAGCTTAATCACACGGCCAACGAGTTTGCCCGCAAACAAGTCACTGGTTTCAAGAAGGAATACCAGAAGGTGGGGCACTCCTTTAAGTGCCTCAGTCAGGCATTTGAGCTGGACCAGCAGGCCTTTTCGGCTGGCCTCAACCAAGCCATAGCCTTCACTGCAGAAGCCTATGATGCCATCGGGGACCTCTTTGCAGATCAGCCCCGGCAAGACCTAGATGCTATGATGGATTTGTTAGCACTGTATCAGGGGCATTTGGCCAACTTTCCAGACATCGTCCACGTCCAGAAAG
- the LOC126035260 gene encoding sorting nexin-18-like isoform X12: MALRAQALYDFRSENPGEISLREHEVLSLCSEQDIEGWLEGVNSNGDRGLFPASYVQVIRVPAAEPPPARYANLPAGGFELLPPPAVFKPAAQQAPPAAAPEPFSLSPAAGYPFPLAPYGRSYQPKQGSDDDWDESSTVADEPGALGSSYPDYEAAGSWASGRYCLSTRSKLSLSSRGGHMAGHLHPPGSSTKSSATVSRNLNRFSTFVKSGGEAFVLGEASGFVKDGDKLCVVLGPRGPEWQENPYPLQCSIEDPTKQTKFKGMKSYIAYKLVPSHTRQQVHRRYKHFDWLYGRLAEKFPVISVPHLPEKQATGRFEEDFISKRRKGLAWWMDHMCSHPVLAQCDAFQHFLTCPSTDEQAWKQGKRKAEKDEMVGANFFLTISVPTGPGAGLDLQEVESQVDGFKAFTKKMDESTLQLNHTANEFARKQVTGFKKEYQKVGHSFKCLSQAFELDQQAFSAGLNQAIAFTAEAYDAIGDLFADQPRQDLDAMMDLLALYQGHLANFPDIVHVQKDCSLPHSLKEKIQILWHSPAAGTTVCGKDFSVVFFWARLKMMTSNQL; the protein is encoded by the coding sequence ATGGCGCTGCGGGCCCAGGCGCTGTACGACTTCAGGTCGGAGAACCCGGGGGAGATATCGCTGCGAGAGCACGAGGTGCTGAGCCTCTGCAGCGAGCAGGACATCGAGGGCTGGCTGGAGGGGGTCAACAGCAACGGCGACCGCGGCCTCTTCCCGGCCTCTTACGTGCAGGTGATCCGCGTCCCggccgccgagccgccgcccgcccgctaCGCCAATCTCCCCGCCGGTGGCTTCGAGCTGCTGCCGCCCCCTGCCGTCTTCAAGCCGGCGGCGCAGcaggccccgccggcggcggcgcccgaGCCCTTCTCGCTGTCCCCTGCTGCCGGGTACCCCTTCCCGCTGGCGCCCTACGGCAGGTCCTACCAGCCCAAACAGGGCAGCGATGACGACTGGGATGAAAGCTCCACGGTGGCCGATGAGCCAGGTGCTCTGGGCAGCTCCTACCCTGACTAcgaggcagcaggcagctgggccTCTGGCCGCTACTGCCTGTCTACGCGGTCCAAGTTGTCCCTGAGCTCCCGTGGTGGCCATATGGCAGGCCACCTGCACCCACCTGGCAGCAGCACCAAGAGCTCAGCCACGGTGAGCCGCAACCTCAACCGCTTCTCTACCTTTGTCAAGTCTGGCGGGGAGGCCTTCGTGCTGGGTGAGGCATCAGGCTTTGTAAAGGATGGGGACAAGTTGTGTGTGGTGCTGGGCCCCCGGGGCCCTGAGTGGCAGGAGAACCCCTACCCCTTGCAGTGCTCTATCGAGGACCCCACCAAGCAGACCAAGTTCAAGGGCATGAAGAGCTACATCGCCTACAAGCTGGTGCCCAGCCACACCAGGCAGCAGGTGCACCGCCGCTACAAGCACTTTGACTGGCTCTACGGGCGCCTGGCTGAGAAGTTCCCTGTCATCTCCGTGCCCCACTTGCCAGAGAAGCAGGCCACCGGACGCTTTGAGGAGGACTTCATCTCCAAACGTCGCAAAGGCCTGGCCTGGTGGATGGACCACATGTGCAGCCACCCTGTGCTGGCTCAGTGCGATGCCTTCCAGCACTTCCTCACCTGTCCCAGCACAGATGAGCAGGCCTGGAAACAAGGCAAGCGCAAAGCTGAGAAGGACGAGATGGTGGGTGCCAATTTTTTCCTGACCATCAGTGTCCCCACTGGCCCTGGGGCAGGCCTGGACTTGCAGGAGGTGGAAAGCCAGGTGGATGGCTTCAAAGCCTTCACAAAGAAGATGGACGAGAGCACCCTGCAGCTTAATCACACGGCCAACGAGTTTGCCCGCAAACAAGTCACTGGTTTCAAGAAGGAATACCAGAAGGTGGGGCACTCCTTTAAGTGCCTCAGTCAGGCATTTGAGCTGGACCAGCAGGCCTTTTCGGCTGGCCTCAACCAAGCCATAGCCTTCACTGCAGAAGCCTATGATGCCATCGGGGACCTCTTTGCAGATCAGCCCCGGCAAGACCTAGATGCTATGATGGATTTGTTAGCACTGTATCAGGGGCATTTGGCCAACTTTCCAGACATCGTCCACGTCCAGAAAG